In one Modestobacter sp. L9-4 genomic region, the following are encoded:
- a CDS encoding amidase, producing the protein MPTTPDDVARLLGGLPAADPRWAAVWTALPSLTGHVQALQTAIERGDRQPGPDVLDLLATYEALDRVGRPLRAVVEVFDAPPRAPHGPLEGVPVAVKDMIDVAGAVRGDGNPSAMGGSPAAHDAPVITRLRTAAADVVATTSLLEYAAGAPHPDLPEALNPVRPDRTAGGSSGGSAALVGAGVVPAALGTDTGGSIRLPAHYCGVVGLKPSFGLVPVDGVTPLSPSLDHVGVLARDVATTARVLAVLADQPVPAEPAVPRIGVLTGQLAHPALDPELARRTRALINRLDQQGATVVEVDDAVLFELGDLLVPILLPEAWAVHGERVSSQPGWYGPDTLRLFQAAGEADPAAREEALARRDELLPAAAALLDGLDVLLGPTAPYVAPELTPPIDTPEGEVEGLFTGPFNVTGQPALSLPAGRTDDGLPFGVQLIGRTGEDAALLAAAAWIERALR; encoded by the coding sequence ATGCCCACCACCCCGGACGACGTCGCCCGACTGCTCGGCGGCCTGCCCGCCGCCGACCCCCGCTGGGCCGCCGTCTGGACGGCGCTCCCCTCGCTGACCGGGCACGTGCAGGCGCTGCAGACCGCCATCGAACGCGGTGACCGGCAGCCGGGCCCCGACGTCCTGGACCTGCTCGCCACCTACGAGGCGCTGGACCGCGTCGGCCGTCCGCTGCGCGCCGTCGTCGAGGTGTTCGACGCCCCGCCGCGAGCGCCGCACGGACCGCTGGAGGGCGTGCCGGTCGCGGTCAAGGACATGATCGACGTCGCCGGGGCCGTGCGCGGCGACGGCAACCCCAGCGCCATGGGCGGCTCCCCCGCCGCGCACGACGCCCCGGTCATCACGCGGCTGCGCACCGCCGCGGCCGACGTCGTCGCCACCACCTCGCTGCTCGAGTACGCCGCCGGCGCCCCGCACCCCGACCTGCCCGAGGCGCTCAACCCCGTCCGCCCCGACCGGACCGCGGGTGGCTCCAGCGGCGGGTCCGCCGCGCTCGTCGGCGCCGGGGTCGTCCCGGCGGCGCTGGGCACCGACACCGGCGGGTCGATCCGGCTGCCGGCGCACTACTGCGGCGTCGTCGGCCTCAAGCCCTCGTTCGGCCTCGTGCCGGTGGACGGCGTGACGCCGCTGTCGCCGTCGCTGGACCACGTCGGCGTCCTCGCCCGCGACGTCGCCACCACCGCGCGGGTGCTCGCGGTCCTCGCCGACCAGCCGGTGCCCGCCGAGCCCGCGGTCCCGCGGATCGGCGTCCTCACCGGCCAGCTCGCGCACCCTGCGCTCGACCCAGAGCTGGCCCGCCGCACCCGCGCGCTGATCAACCGGCTGGACCAGCAGGGCGCGACCGTCGTCGAGGTGGACGACGCGGTGCTGTTCGAGCTCGGCGACCTGCTGGTGCCGATCCTGCTGCCCGAGGCGTGGGCGGTGCACGGCGAGCGCGTCAGCAGCCAGCCCGGCTGGTACGGCCCGGACACGCTCCGGCTGTTCCAGGCCGCCGGCGAGGCCGACCCGGCCGCGCGGGAGGAGGCGCTGGCCCGGCGCGACGAGCTGCTGCCCGCCGCGGCGGCGCTGCTCGACGGGCTCGACGTCCTGCTCGGGCCCACCGCCCCCTATGTGGCGCCCGAGCTGACCCCGCCGATCGACACCCCCGAGGGCGAGGTCGAGGGGCTGTTCACCGGCCCGTTCAACGTCACCGGCCAGCCCGCGCTCTCGCTCCCGGCCGGGCGCACCGACGACGGGCTGCCGTTCGGCGTCCAGCTCATCGGCCGCACCGGCGAGGACGCCGCCCTGCTGGCCGCCGCCGCCTGGATCGAGCGCGCGCTGCGCTGA